From Pseudomonadota bacterium:
CGAAATTGATGAGCAATTACGGCAGGAGCTGATCAACAGCGGCAAAGACCAGGCTGAACATATTATGATCGTTGATCTGGAGCGAAATGACCTGGGGCGGATTGCCCAGTACGGAACCGTGCATGTTCCTGAAATGGAAATTGTCGAATCTTATGCCAATGTCCATCACCTGGTCTCGACAGTAGCCGCCCGGATTGAGCCGACACATAGCACCGTGGATTGTATTGTCAATTCTTTTCCCGGAGGATCCATTACCGGGGCACCGAAACTTCGTTCCATGGAAATCATTGATGAGCTGGAACCCAGCTGCCGCGGTGTTTATACCGGCTCAATCGGTTACCTTGATTTTTCCGGTGACATTGATTTAAATATTGCCATCCGAACGGCTGTTCATCATCAAAATACTCTGTACTTCCAGGTAGGTGGTGGAATTGTTGCCGATTCTGATCCTCATCTGGAATATGAGGAAACCATCACCAAGGCCGAATCCTTTCTGAAGACTCTGGGGAAAACGAACAAAGAATGAAGGACCCGGTCATCTTTCTTAATAATCGCTATATGACCGCAACCCAGGCGGCAATCTCCCCCTTTGATCCCGGCTTCATGTACGGGGATGGTATTTTTGAAACCATCCGTTTATACCAGGGGATCCCTTTCATGCTTGACCTCCATCAACAACGCCTTGAACAGGGACTGAAACTGCTGAACATTACCAAACCGGAGATAATTGAAAAACTGCCGGATATTATTTCCCACCTGGGATCACGCAATCACCTGCAAAACACCCCGGGCATCTCCAGAATCATGATCAGTCGGGGACAAGAGCCAAGCAACCCCACCTGCGTTGTCCAGGCAACAGCCCTTGATATGGAGGCAATCAAGAACCGGCAGCAGGGGATGCAGGCCATCATTCTACCCTGGAAAAGGGATGCGGCAAATCCATTATTACAGATTAAAAGCATGAATTACCTGGAAAATATCTATGGGCGAAAAATGGCGAACCAGCAAGGTGCTGATGAAGGAATTTTTCTCAATCAGAATGGAGAATTGTGCGAAGGAACTTTTTCCAACCTGTTTCTGGTCGGCGATAATTTCATTGTCACCCCACCGGTTGAAGCAGGACTGTTACCGGGCATTACCCGCGGGGCAATTATTGACTGCTGCCGACAAGTCGGCATTGACTGCAGGGAAGATCGTCTGATTCCGGCTGATATTTCACAATTCCAGGGTGGTTTTTTAAGTAGTTCGCTGATGGAATTAGCCCCGCTGAAATCTTTGGGAACACACCATTTCATTCCCGGCCGGTTCATGGACATCCATCAGCGCATTACGGATGCCTACCAAAAATTACATTAGTCACCATCTCAACTTTCTTAAGTTACATTGCCAGGGACATATCAGCAGGATGTTCGGGCTTGGCTCATAGCGGTATTGGCCGCAGGGTGCAGCCATCACAAAAAAAGGGTGATCAGAAGATCACCCTTTTTTAACAGACAATGGACTAAATGGATATCGCTACTTGACTTCAGTAACCATTTGCTCCATCTCAGCCTTCATTTTCTTCAGCATTGCCGCGGTTTTCGGATCAGCAGTAGCAGCCAGTTCATCAAGGGCTTCCATGGAAGAATTGACTGATTTTGCCAGTTTTTCCTTCTCAGCCGCCTCCATCTTGGCTTCGAAGGCATCAACCTTGGCTTCCAAAACATCAATCTTCTGCGCCAGATCGACTTGGCTTTTCTGCAATCCATTCAATACCGATGGAGAACCGGTTGAAGTTGAGGCATAAAACCACACCAAGACCAGCGCCGCAATCGCCGCAAACAAAGCTACAAATCCCACCAGATTGGAACCACCGGACTCAGTTTGTTGAACCACCTGTTCTTGTTCACTCATAACCTTACCACCTTTCACCAAATTGTTTTCGTTTTTATCATCTTGCTCTATATCTTGTTTCCCCACTGCTTCAGGGGATGTTTCAACCGCTTTGGAAATTTCTGCCTTCGTTCCTCCACCGTTATAAGCTTGTTTCTCAGTCACC
This genomic window contains:
- a CDS encoding aminotransferase class IV, with protein sequence MKDPVIFLNNRYMTATQAAISPFDPGFMYGDGIFETIRLYQGIPFMLDLHQQRLEQGLKLLNITKPEIIEKLPDIISHLGSRNHLQNTPGISRIMISRGQEPSNPTCVVQATALDMEAIKNRQQGMQAIILPWKRDAANPLLQIKSMNYLENIYGRKMANQQGADEGIFLNQNGELCEGTFSNLFLVGDNFIVTPPVEAGLLPGITRGAIIDCCRQVGIDCREDRLIPADISQFQGGFLSSSLMELAPLKSLGTHHFIPGRFMDIHQRITDAYQKLH